CAGCTCCGACGGCGGCCGATCGTGGGCGGACGTCGACGGGCCGGCCCTGGCACTGCTCGCGTGGGAACGCACCGCGCGGCTGTGGGGCGTCGGCCTCGACGGACGTGTGTGGCACAGCGGCGACGGGGGCGGCTCCTGGGACGAGGTCGGCCTGCTCGAGGGCCGCCCCGAGGCGCTGCTCGACAGCGGCGACGACCTCTACGCCGCGGCGGGTGGCGCGATCCTGCGGTCAGCCGACGCCGGTGCCACGTGGCGGGAGCTGCACCGCAGCCACTAGGCCGCGAGCCGGCGGGGGGTCAGCGGGCTTCGCTGCCCCACTCCCCGCGCCACGCGGTCATCTGGTCGATCTCGGCCTGCTGCTCGGCGATGATGCCCTCGGCAAGCTGGCCGACCCCGGGGTTCTCGCCACCCTCGATGACCCGCTCGGCGGCGACGATGGCGCCTTCGTGGTGCGCGACCATCATGTCGAGGAACAGCAGGTCGAACTCGGTGCCCTGAAGGCCCGCGAGCCGGGTCATGTCCTCCTCGCGCATCATCCCCTCCATCCCCTCCATGTCCTCCATCGTCCCGGTGTCGTCCATCTCTTCCATGTCGTGGCCTTCGCGCTCGTCACTGGCGCCGGCCTCAGCGAGCATCCGCTCCATCTCGGCAATCTCGGCCTGCTGGGAGGCAACGATGTCCTCGGCGAGCTGAATGAGCTCCGTGCGCTCGGTCCGGTCGGGGACGAGCTCGGCCATCTCCACCGCCTGCTCGTGATGCGGGATCATCTGCTGGAGGAAGGTGATGTCGGCGTCGTTGTAGCCGGCGTGCGTGCCCGGCTCCTCGTCTCCCGTGGTGACGTCGGCTCCGCCGTTGCAGGCCGCCGCGAGCAGGGCCAGCGCGCACAGGAGGAGGGGCAGGACACGGAAGCGCTCCATCGCAGTGCTCCTTCGGTTCCGGACATCCCGACCAGTTGTGCTGGGCGGCCA
This Egibacteraceae bacterium DNA region includes the following protein-coding sequences:
- a CDS encoding DUF305 domain-containing protein — translated: MERFRVLPLLLCALALLAAACNGGADVTTGDEEPGTHAGYNDADITFLQQMIPHHEQAVEMAELVPDRTERTELIQLAEDIVASQQAEIAEMERMLAEAGASDEREGHDMEEMDDTGTMEDMEGMEGMMREEDMTRLAGLQGTEFDLLFLDMMVAHHEGAIVAAERVIEGGENPGVGQLAEGIIAEQQAEIDQMTAWRGEWGSEAR